The sequence CGAAGAGGGCAGGGATGCCATCGGCGACACCTGCGGCCTGACGCTGCGGCTGTCGCTGGACGAGATGATCGGCGAGCTTGGCTTCGCCAATTCCGAAGTGCGCGACATGATCGAGATGCACGCCGACCTGCCCGACCTCTGGGACCTGGCGCATGGTGCCTGGGAGGATTGTTCGGGGCCGTCGCGCTTCAAGGAAGAGGCCGCGCAGGAAAGCCTGGTATCCGGCATCAAGACGCTGACCTCGAAGCCGGTCGTCGGCGTCGGCCGTTTCACCTCGCCGGATGTGATGGTCAGGATGATCAAGTCCGGCACGCTCGATTTCATCGGCTGCGCCCGTCCATCGATCGCCGACCCCTTCCTGCCGAAGAAGGTGGAGGAGGGGCGCATCGAGGACATCCGCGAATGCATCGGCTGCAACATCTGCATCACCGGCGACATGACCATGTCGATCTCGCGCTGCACGCAGAACCCGACCTTCATGGAGGAGTGGCGCAAGGGCTGGCATCCCGAGCGCATGCAGGCCAAGGGCGACAGCGACAGCGTGCTGATCGTCGGCGCCGGTCCCGCCGGGCTGGAGGCCGCCCGGGCGCTCGGCCTGCGCGGCTACCAGGTGGCCATCGCCGAGGCCGGCACCGAGCTCGGCGGCCGCGTCGCGCGCGAGTGCCGCCTGCCTGGGCTGTCGGCCTGGGGCCGCGTGCGCGACTATCGCCAGTACCAGCTCAGCCAGATGTCCAATGTCGACGTCTATTTCGAAAGCCGTTTGTCGGAGCAGGATATCCTGGCCTTCGGCTTTCAGCACATCGCCCTTGCCACCGGCTCGACATGGCGCCGCGATGGCGTGGCGCGCGCCCATGTCGTGCCGATGCCAATCGACCAGGCCACGCCGGTCTACACGCCGGACGATTTGATAGGCGGCAATGTGCCGACCGGCGCTGTCGTACTGTTCGACGACGACCACTACTATATGGGTGGCGTTCTGGCCGAGCTGATGGCGCGCCAGGGCGCCAAGGTGACGCTGGTGACGCCGTCCGCCTATGTCTCGGACTGGACCCGCAACACGCTGGAGCAGGGCGCTATCCACCGCCGCCTGGCCGGACTCGGTGTCGAGATCGTGCTCAACCGGACCGTGACGCGCGTCGTGCCGGGAGGCGTTGCCACCGCCTGCGCCTACACCGGTGCCGAACGCGACATCGCCGCCGACGCCGTGGTGCTAGTGACGTCGCGCCAGCAGGACGACGAGGTCTGGCGCGCGCTGAAAGCGCGGCGCGACGAATGGGCCGACAATGGTATCCGTTCGATCAAGGTCATAGGCGATGCCGAGGCGCCGGGGCCGATCGCCTGGGCGACCTATGCCGGCCACCGCTTCGCACGCGAGCTGGACGAACACGATATCGGTGATGCGCTGCCGTTCCGGCGGGAAGTGACGGCCCTGGCGGCGGAATAGCCGGGGCTTGCGCCTGGCAACCATGGTCCTTAGACAGGCGGCCGTTAAGGACGTTTGCCGAAGGCGGAGAAGAACATGTCGGACCGGATGAAGACCATCTCAGCTGCCAAATCGCATGGCGGCATGCAGGGGGTCTATTCGCATGCTTCGGATGCCTGCGCCTGCGACATGATTTTTGCCGTCTTCGTGCCGCCGCAGGCCCGTGAAAAACCTTGCCCGGTCGTATGGTATCTCTCCGGCCTCACCTGCACCCATGCGAATGTCATGGACAAGGGTGAGTACCGGCGGATGGCCGCCGAGCTCGGGCTGATCATCGTCTGTCCCGACACCAGCCCGCGCGGCGCCGACATTCCCGACGAGAAGGACAATTGGCAGTTCGGCAGCGGCGCCGGCTTCTATGTCGATGCGACGCAAGCGCCCTACGCCACGAACTATCGCATGTACTCCTACGTCACCGAGGAATTGCCGGCGTTGATCGCGAGGGAGTTTCCGGCTGACATGACGCGCCAGGCGATCTTCGGCCACTCGATGGGCGGGCATGGCGCGCTGACGATCGCGCTGAAAAATCCCGAGCGCTTCAAAAGCTGCTCGGCCTTCGCGCCGATCGTGCAGCCGAGCACCGCCGGCTGGTCGAAGCCGGCCTTTGAAAAATATCTCGGCGCGGACGAGACATCATGGCGGCGCTACGATGCCACCTTGCTCATCGAGGATGGCCACCGTTTCCCCGAGCTTTTCGTCGATCAGGGAACGTCGGACGGCTTTCTCAAGGACGGGCTGAGGCCCTGGCTTCTGGAAGCGGCGTGCGCCGACGCCGGCATCGCGCTGACCCTGCGCATGCAGGACGGCTACGACCACTCGTATTTCTTCATTTCGACATTCATGGACGACCATCTGCGATGGCACGCCCAAAGATTGTCTGGCCCGGTCGCTGACACCGGGCCACGCTGAACCAAGGGAATATCCCCGAGCGGCTCTAATCCCGCAGCAGGTCGAACATCAGCTTGAAGAAACGGTCCGCGTCGACCTCGTGGGCGATACGCGCATTGTCCTTCTCGCCGCGCTCGCCCCAGAAATCGGCAACCGTCGCGCCGAACGCATAGGTGCCGGACAGATCGACATCGATATGGGCGGGACGCGTGCGCACCAGCGTCGGGTCGATGGCGAGCGCCAAGGCCAGCGGATCGTGCATTGCGCCGCCGACGCCCATCGAGTTGCGGTGCAGCTTCTCGTAGAACAGCAGCCAGTCATTGACGAGCTTGCCGAGCGGCGTGTCGATGGTCGCCAGTTCGGCGTATTGCGGCGCCTCGATCAGCACCTGCATGGTGACGTCGAGCCCGACCATCAGGATCGGCACACCGCTGTCCAGCACGATCTTCAGCGCCTCAGGATCGCAGAATGCATTGAACTCGGTCGGCGTGATGATCTCGCTCTTGCGGTAGAAGACGCCGCCCATCCAGATCAATTCCTTGATCTTGGGCAGCACATCGCGATGCTTGAGGATCATCAGGCCGATATTGGACAATGGGCCGGTGGCGACAACCAGGATCGGTTCGGGCGCGGCGCGCAGCTTGTCGGCCAGGAAATCGACGGCGTGCTGGTCGACCGGCTTGATCGTCGCCTGCGGCAGATAGGGCGAACCTTCGAGGCCGCTCGGACCATCGGCGGTGCCGAGCACCAGCGGCCGCGCCAGCGGGCGGTGGCAGCCTTGCGCGACGGGCACGTCGCCGGCGCCGATATATTCAAGGATGCGCAGCGCGTTGGCGGTCGTCTTCTCGACCTCGGCATTGCCACAGGTGGTGGTGACGCCGATGAGTTCGATATCAGGCGAGCGATGCGCCATGACCAGCGCGATGGCGTCGTCGTGGCCTGGGTCGCAGTCGAACAGGATGGGAGTTGCAATGGTCATTTTGTCGGTCCTCACGCCGCTTGCTCGTAGCGCGCGACGGTTTGCTTGAAGATGTTCAGGAAGCGGCGGCCGTCGAGATCGGTGCAGATGCGCGTGGTCTTCGGCCCGCCGCCGGGTAGCAACTGCCGGCCGCGATGGGCAACCGTCTGTCCACGTGCGAGGCGGCCATCCAGCACGACATCGACGAAGAGCGGTTCGGTCATGGTGGCAAGGGCCGGATCGAAGGCCAGCGCCACGGTGATGACGTCATCCATCGGGAAGCCGACCAGGTCGAAGAACTCGCGCCAGATGTCGATATAGATCGGAAAGCTGTCGGCGATCATGTCGAAGACGGCGTTCTTCCGGGCAACGGCCTGCATGTCGGCAATGTCGTCGCGCGTCAGCATCGAGGCGGCGACGCGGTTGTCCTCGCAGATGTCGAGCGGCACCAGGATCTTGTCGACGTCGGCGTTGAGCACGATGCGCGACGCCTCCGGATCGGCCCAGATGTTGTATTCCGACAGCGGCGTCATGTTGCCGGGCGTCTGGAAATTGCCGCCCAAGACCAGCATCCGTTTGAGCGCGCCGGTCAGGCGCGGCTCCTGCAGCAGCGCCATCGCCGCATTGGTCAGCGGCCCCGTCGTCACCAGCGTGATCTCACCCGGATTGGCCATCACCGTCTCGATGATGAAGTCGACCGCATGTCCCGACGTTGCCAGGCGGACGGGAGTCGGTGCCGGCGGGTTGAATTTCTTCAGCCGGTCGCCGAAGCGGGCAACCAGCCGCTTTTCGAAATGGACAGGCGCCTCCATGTCGGCCTTGGCGTTGCCGACGATCGGCCGCCACGCCCCGGCATGGACCGGTATGTCGTCGCGCCCGGCCAGCGTCAGCGTGTTGAGCACGACATTGGTGACCTGTTCGATCGGGCCTGCCGCACCGGTTACGGTGGTCACGCCTTCGAGCCGGACATTCGGGTTCGCCGCGGCAAACAGCACGGCGAGAATATCGTCGCCGGCAGAATCCACGTCGAGGATTATGCGTTCCATGAGAGTTCCTTCACTGAGGATTTTTGTCGACCGGGGCGCTGCTGTTCCTGTCCACCGACAGCAGTTTCTGCATCGATGCCAGCGTCTCCTTGATGATTTTCGGCCGTGCCCGGTAGGACAGCGCGAACAGCGCCGTCAGCGCGACGACATAGGGCACGGTCAGCACCAGATAGGAGGGGAAGCCGAAGGTCTGCAGGCGCAGCGAGAAGGCATCGGCGAAACCGAACAGCAGGCAGCCGGCCAGCACTTTCAGCGGATCGCCATTGGAGAAGATCAGGATGGCCACCGCCATGAAGCCGCGGCCCGACGACATGTTCTCGGTGAACATGGTGATGTAGCCGAGCGACAGATGCGCGCCGGCCAGCCCCGCCAGCAATCCGCACAGCAGCGAGGCGGTGTAGCGGACGCGGGTGATCGAGATGCCGAGCGCTTCGGCGGCTTCGGGCTTTTCGCCGACGACGCGGATGTAGAGGCCGAGCCGGGTGCGGTTGTAGAACAGCACCAGCAACGGCACCGCGATGAAGGCGACATAGACGATCGGCGTGAAGCCCGAGATCAGCGGCGCCCACGAGCCGAGCAGCGCCTGGGCGCCTGGTATCTGCACCTTGGGCAGGCCGACAATGCCGTGACCGACGATCGATCCGCGCGTGCCGAAAATCGCTTTCATCAGCGAGATCGTCATGCCGCCGGCGAGGATGTTGAGCGCCAGGCCGACGACCACCTCATTGGCCCGGAACGTAACCACAAGAACGGCAAAGGCGAGCGCGAAGGCAAGGGCCGCGGCGACGCCGCAGGCGACGCCCGCGAATGCCGAACCTGTCCAGATCGAGCCGATGACGGCGAAGAAGGCGCCGGCCAGCATCTGTCCCTCGAGGCCGATGTTGAAGATGCCGGCCTTGGTGGTGAACGAGCCGCCGAGCGCGACCAGCAGGATCGGCGCGGTGGTGCGCAGCGTCGCCGCGATCAGCGCAACGTTGACAAGCTTGTCTCAGAATTTCCATCGCCGCTCCCCCGCCTGGCTGTCGCCGCGACGTTTGATCAGAACCTGCGCCGAGACGCTCAGGATGATCAGCGCCTGGATGACG is a genomic window of Mesorhizobium huakuii containing:
- a CDS encoding NAD(P)-binding protein, which produces MRDPRYDILFEPVKIGPVTAKNRFYQVPHCNGGGYRDPSAAAEMRRIKSEGGWSVIFTEQTEMHHTSEITPFIELRLWDDADIPALAKMAEAMHQHGALAGIQLAYSGINGPNLYTKEVPRGPSALPIRTFTNDPVQARAMDREDIRDLRRWHRNAFKRAKMAGFDLVCLYGAHGFGIIQHFLSTATNQRSDEYGGSLENRSRLMRELIEEGRDAIGDTCGLTLRLSLDEMIGELGFANSEVRDMIEMHADLPDLWDLAHGAWEDCSGPSRFKEEAAQESLVSGIKTLTSKPVVGVGRFTSPDVMVRMIKSGTLDFIGCARPSIADPFLPKKVEEGRIEDIRECIGCNICITGDMTMSISRCTQNPTFMEEWRKGWHPERMQAKGDSDSVLIVGAGPAGLEAARALGLRGYQVAIAEAGTELGGRVARECRLPGLSAWGRVRDYRQYQLSQMSNVDVYFESRLSEQDILAFGFQHIALATGSTWRRDGVARAHVVPMPIDQATPVYTPDDLIGGNVPTGAVVLFDDDHYYMGGVLAELMARQGAKVTLVTPSAYVSDWTRNTLEQGAIHRRLAGLGVEIVLNRTVTRVVPGGVATACAYTGAERDIAADAVVLVTSRQQDDEVWRALKARRDEWADNGIRSIKVIGDAEAPGPIAWATYAGHRFARELDEHDIGDALPFRREVTALAAE
- the fghA gene encoding S-formylglutathione hydrolase; translated protein: MSDRMKTISAAKSHGGMQGVYSHASDACACDMIFAVFVPPQAREKPCPVVWYLSGLTCTHANVMDKGEYRRMAAELGLIIVCPDTSPRGADIPDEKDNWQFGSGAGFYVDATQAPYATNYRMYSYVTEELPALIAREFPADMTRQAIFGHSMGGHGALTIALKNPERFKSCSAFAPIVQPSTAGWSKPAFEKYLGADETSWRRYDATLLIEDGHRFPELFVDQGTSDGFLKDGLRPWLLEAACADAGIALTLRMQDGYDHSYFFISTFMDDHLRWHAQRLSGPVADTGPR
- a CDS encoding nucleoside hydrolase; amino-acid sequence: MTIATPILFDCDPGHDDAIALVMAHRSPDIELIGVTTTCGNAEVEKTTANALRILEYIGAGDVPVAQGCHRPLARPLVLGTADGPSGLEGSPYLPQATIKPVDQHAVDFLADKLRAAPEPILVVATGPLSNIGLMILKHRDVLPKIKELIWMGGVFYRKSEIITPTEFNAFCDPEALKIVLDSGVPILMVGLDVTMQVLIEAPQYAELATIDTPLGKLVNDWLLFYEKLHRNSMGVGGAMHDPLALALAIDPTLVRTRPAHIDVDLSGTYAFGATVADFWGERGEKDNARIAHEVDADRFFKLMFDLLRD
- a CDS encoding nucleoside hydrolase, whose protein sequence is MERIILDVDSAGDDILAVLFAAANPNVRLEGVTTVTGAAGPIEQVTNVVLNTLTLAGRDDIPVHAGAWRPIVGNAKADMEAPVHFEKRLVARFGDRLKKFNPPAPTPVRLATSGHAVDFIIETVMANPGEITLVTTGPLTNAAMALLQEPRLTGALKRMLVLGGNFQTPGNMTPLSEYNIWADPEASRIVLNADVDKILVPLDICEDNRVAASMLTRDDIADMQAVARKNAVFDMIADSFPIYIDIWREFFDLVGFPMDDVITVALAFDPALATMTEPLFVDVVLDGRLARGQTVAHRGRQLLPGGGPKTTRICTDLDGRRFLNIFKQTVARYEQAA
- a CDS encoding ABC transporter permease, whose translation is MIAATLRTTAPILLVALGGSFTTKAGIFNIGLEGQMLAGAFFAVIGSIWTGSAFAGVACGVAAALAFALAFAVLVVTFRANEVVVGLALNILAGGMTISLMKAIFGTRGSIVGHGIVGLPKVQIPGAQALLGSWAPLISGFTPIVYVAFIAVPLLVLFYNRTRLGLYIRVVGEKPEAAEALGISITRVRYTASLLCGLLAGLAGAHLSLGYITMFTENMSSGRGFMAVAILIFSNGDPLKVLAGCLLFGFADAFSLRLQTFGFPSYLVLTVPYVVALTALFALSYRARPKIIKETLASMQKLLSVDRNSSAPVDKNPQ